The following proteins are co-located in the Thermus tengchongensis genome:
- a CDS encoding RNB domain-containing ribonuclease, giving the protein MAALVIYKNRPALAEERGDKLELTLPDGARARVRPKDVLFLHPGPAQLPLEVPEGEEEAAWELLQGQAVSLKELAELVYGAYTPEAAYGAYLLAQRGERFVLEGDRVRARTPEELAALLRAKRAREEREQAFQEAVGRLKEGRWLPEDRPLLAEAEALAWGERRESRLMRALALPETPEAAHALLLRLGLWRWENPHPRRLGLPLNPPDLPLPPLPEEAREDLTGLPAFAVDDEGSQDPDDAVYAERVPEGFRLLVHVADVAALVPPGSPQDLEALRRGANLYLPEGTVPMLPQAATERLGLGLQPVSPALTFELWVSEEGELLEERLYPSWVRVQRLTYREALGEPALGPLAALAQAFHRKRLAQGALDLALPEAKVRLEEGRVRLTPLPPYESRLWVREAMLLAGYAAAHLALREGLPFPFATQEAPSRRVEGEGLAAMWEQRKLLKRAQLKAVPAPHKGLGLPLYAQVTSPLRRYLDLVAHQQLRAWLRGEKPLSQEELLQRVGAAEAVADLVREAERKSKLHWTLVYLLQEGYEGPGVLVERRGGQGVFLLPELGLSAQVALAQPLPLNAEVRLRFLEADLANLEARFALV; this is encoded by the coding sequence GTGGCCGCTTTGGTGATCTACAAGAACCGGCCCGCCTTGGCGGAGGAAAGGGGCGATAAGCTGGAGCTCACCCTACCCGATGGGGCTAGGGCCCGGGTGCGCCCCAAGGATGTCCTCTTTCTCCATCCTGGCCCCGCCCAGCTCCCCCTGGAGGTGCCCGAGGGGGAGGAGGAAGCGGCCTGGGAGCTTTTGCAGGGCCAGGCGGTGAGCCTGAAGGAGCTGGCGGAGTTGGTCTACGGTGCCTACACGCCGGAGGCCGCCTACGGGGCCTACCTCCTGGCCCAAAGGGGGGAGCGGTTTGTCCTCGAGGGCGACCGGGTGCGGGCCCGCACCCCCGAGGAGCTTGCCGCCCTCCTGCGGGCCAAAAGGGCGCGGGAAGAGCGGGAGCAGGCCTTCCAGGAGGCGGTGGGGAGGCTTAAGGAGGGGAGGTGGCTTCCCGAGGACCGCCCCCTCCTGGCCGAGGCCGAGGCCCTGGCCTGGGGGGAGCGGCGGGAAAGCCGCCTGATGCGGGCCCTGGCCCTCCCGGAAACCCCGGAGGCTGCCCACGCCCTCCTCCTGCGCCTGGGCCTCTGGCGGTGGGAAAACCCCCATCCCCGGCGCCTGGGCCTTCCCCTGAACCCTCCGGACCTCCCCCTGCCCCCTTTGCCCGAGGAGGCCCGGGAGGACCTCACGGGCCTCCCCGCCTTCGCCGTGGACGACGAGGGAAGCCAAGACCCCGACGACGCCGTCTACGCCGAGCGGGTGCCGGAAGGCTTCCGCCTCCTGGTCCACGTGGCGGACGTGGCCGCCCTAGTGCCCCCGGGAAGCCCCCAGGACCTGGAGGCCCTCCGCCGTGGGGCTAACCTCTACCTTCCTGAAGGCACGGTGCCCATGCTGCCCCAGGCCGCCACCGAGCGCCTGGGCCTGGGCCTTCAGCCGGTGTCCCCCGCCCTCACCTTTGAGCTTTGGGTTTCCGAGGAGGGGGAGCTTCTGGAGGAGCGCCTTTACCCCTCCTGGGTCCGGGTGCAAAGGCTCACCTACCGGGAGGCCCTGGGGGAGCCCGCCTTGGGGCCCTTGGCCGCCTTGGCCCAGGCGTTTCACCGGAAGCGCCTGGCCCAGGGGGCCTTGGACCTCGCCCTGCCCGAGGCGAAGGTGCGCCTGGAGGAAGGGCGGGTGCGCCTCACCCCCTTGCCCCCCTACGAAAGCCGCCTCTGGGTGCGGGAGGCCATGCTCCTGGCGGGCTACGCCGCCGCCCACCTGGCCCTCCGGGAAGGGCTTCCTTTCCCCTTTGCCACCCAGGAGGCGCCGAGCCGCAGGGTGGAGGGGGAGGGCCTCGCCGCCATGTGGGAGCAGAGAAAGCTCCTCAAGCGGGCCCAGCTCAAGGCGGTGCCCGCCCCCCACAAGGGCTTAGGCCTCCCCCTCTACGCCCAGGTGACGAGCCCCCTTAGGCGCTATTTGGACCTGGTGGCCCACCAGCAGCTCAGGGCCTGGCTCCGAGGGGAAAAGCCCCTTTCCCAGGAGGAGCTCTTGCAGCGGGTGGGGGCGGCGGAGGCGGTGGCTGACCTGGTGCGGGAGGCGGAGCGCAAGAGCAAGCTCCACTGGACCCTGGTCTACCTCCTGCAGGAGGGCTACGAGGGGCCGGGGGTCTTGGTGGAAAGGCGGGGTGGGCAGGGGGTTTTCCTCCTCCCCGAGCTCGGCCTCAGCGCCCAGGTGGCCTTGGCCCAGCCCCTTCCCCTAAACGCCGAGGTCCGCCTCCGCTTCCTCGAGGCGGACCTGGCCAACCTGGAAGCCCGCTTTGCCCTGGTTTAG
- the icd gene encoding NADP-dependent isocitrate dehydrogenase, with protein MAYQHIRVPEDGERITIQGGVLQVPDRPIIGFIEGDGTGPDIWRAAQPVLDAAVAKAYGGKRRIAWAEIYAGEKANQVYGEPIWLPQETLDFIREYLVAIKGPLTTPVGGGIRSINVALRQELDLYACVRPVRWFKGVPSPVKHPELVNMVIFRENTEDIYAGIEWPAGTEEVQKVLDFLKREFPKAYAKIRFPETSGIGIKPVSKEGTERLVAAAIEYAIKEDLPSVTLVHKGNIMKFTEGAFREWGYALAREKYGAVPLDGGPWHVLKNPRTGREIVIKDMIADNFLQQILLRPDEYSVIATLNLNGDYISDALAAQVGGIGIAPGANINYLTGHAVFEATHGTAPKYAGQDKVNPSSVILSGEMMLRYLGWNEAADLILQAMERTIAKGLVTYDFHRLLVAEGKPATLLKTSEFGRALIEHM; from the coding sequence ATGGCCTACCAGCACATCCGGGTTCCGGAAGACGGCGAGCGGATCACCATTCAAGGCGGGGTCCTCCAGGTTCCGGACCGCCCCATCATCGGCTTCATCGAGGGGGACGGCACCGGCCCCGACATCTGGAGAGCGGCCCAGCCCGTCCTAGACGCGGCGGTAGCCAAAGCCTACGGCGGCAAGCGCAGGATCGCCTGGGCGGAGATCTACGCCGGGGAGAAGGCCAACCAGGTCTATGGGGAGCCCATCTGGCTACCCCAGGAAACCCTGGACTTCATCCGGGAGTACCTGGTGGCCATCAAAGGGCCCCTAACCACCCCGGTGGGCGGGGGTATCCGCTCCATCAACGTGGCCCTAAGGCAGGAGCTGGACCTCTACGCCTGCGTGCGCCCCGTGCGCTGGTTTAAAGGGGTGCCAAGCCCGGTGAAGCACCCGGAGTTGGTCAATATGGTCATCTTCCGGGAGAACACCGAGGACATCTACGCCGGGATTGAGTGGCCCGCGGGCACGGAGGAGGTGCAAAAGGTCCTGGACTTCCTCAAGCGGGAGTTCCCCAAGGCCTACGCCAAGATCCGCTTCCCCGAGACCTCCGGCATCGGCATCAAGCCCGTATCCAAGGAGGGCACGGAGCGCCTGGTGGCCGCGGCCATTGAATACGCCATCAAGGAGGACCTCCCCAGCGTCACCCTAGTGCACAAGGGCAACATCATGAAGTTCACGGAAGGGGCCTTCCGGGAGTGGGGCTACGCCCTGGCCCGGGAGAAGTACGGGGCCGTACCCCTGGACGGCGGGCCCTGGCACGTGCTGAAGAACCCCCGCACCGGGCGGGAAATCGTCATCAAGGACATGATCGCCGACAACTTCCTGCAACAGATCCTCCTCCGCCCCGACGAGTACTCGGTGATCGCCACCTTGAACCTCAACGGGGACTACATCTCCGACGCCCTGGCCGCCCAGGTGGGGGGCATTGGCATCGCCCCCGGGGCCAACATCAACTACCTCACGGGCCATGCGGTCTTTGAGGCCACCCACGGCACCGCCCCCAAGTACGCGGGCCAGGACAAGGTGAACCCCTCCAGCGTCATCCTCTCCGGGGAGATGATGCTCCGCTACCTGGGCTGGAACGAGGCCGCCGACCTCATCCTCCAGGCCATGGAGCGCACCATCGCCAAGGGCCTTGTCACCTACGACTTCCACCGCCTCTTGGTGGCGGAGGGCAAGCCCGCCACCCTCCTCAAAACCAGCGAGTTCGGGCGGGCCCTGATCGAGCACATGTAG
- a CDS encoding NAD(P)/FAD-dependent oxidoreductase, translating to MPDIVVVGAGIVGAASAFRLAEAGLRVLVLEKEATFAQGSTGRSAAGVRVQFSEPWNILLSYHSILEYQRIPEAGYRPIGYLFLVPEALREVQEEALATQRALGVPVEKLTLEAAQALVPFREEGLAYATFGPMDGIIDPHGATAHYLREARRLGAEVRFSEPLLGAQRKGSVWWVATPKGRYEAPFLLLCTGAWTGAVGRGLGLEIPIHPVRRMVYATAPAPFPHAFPLTIDLATGFYLRSEGPRVLLGRSNPAEPPGFAEGMDWEWLGPTLEAGLFRFPFLEGLALDRKASWWGYYEVTPDHNPILGFVEEGLLVAAGFSGHGVQQAAMVGRLMAEEVVHGKARSLDITPFRLDRFREGRFLKEKGIV from the coding sequence ATGCCGGACATCGTGGTGGTGGGGGCAGGCATCGTGGGGGCGGCCTCGGCCTTCCGCCTGGCGGAGGCGGGGCTTAGGGTCTTGGTTCTGGAAAAGGAGGCCACCTTCGCCCAAGGCTCCACAGGGCGGAGCGCCGCTGGGGTCAGGGTGCAGTTCTCCGAGCCCTGGAACATCCTCCTTTCCTACCACTCCATCCTGGAGTACCAAAGGATCCCGGAGGCCGGCTACCGGCCCATCGGCTACCTTTTCCTGGTGCCGGAGGCCTTGAGGGAGGTCCAGGAGGAGGCCCTGGCCACCCAGAGGGCCCTGGGGGTGCCGGTGGAAAAGCTCACCCTCGAGGCGGCCCAAGCCCTGGTGCCCTTCCGGGAGGAGGGCCTGGCCTACGCCACCTTTGGCCCCATGGACGGGATCATTGACCCCCACGGGGCCACGGCCCATTACCTGCGGGAGGCCAGGCGCCTTGGGGCCGAGGTGCGCTTTTCCGAGCCCCTGCTTGGGGCGCAGCGGAAGGGGAGCGTTTGGTGGGTGGCGACCCCCAAGGGGCGGTACGAGGCCCCTTTCCTCCTCCTTTGCACCGGGGCCTGGACGGGGGCGGTGGGGCGGGGCCTGGGCCTGGAGATCCCCATCCACCCCGTGCGGCGCATGGTCTACGCCACGGCCCCTGCCCCTTTCCCCCATGCCTTCCCCCTCACCATCGACCTGGCCACGGGCTTTTACCTGCGCTCGGAGGGGCCCAGGGTGCTCCTGGGCCGCTCCAATCCCGCCGAGCCCCCCGGCTTCGCCGAGGGGATGGATTGGGAGTGGCTTGGGCCCACCCTCGAGGCGGGCCTTTTCCGCTTCCCCTTCCTGGAGGGGCTCGCCCTGGACCGGAAGGCCAGCTGGTGGGGCTACTACGAGGTGACCCCAGACCACAACCCCATCCTGGGTTTTGTGGAGGAGGGGCTTTTGGTGGCGGCGGGTTTTTCCGGCCACGGGGTGCAGCAGGCGGCCATGGTGGGGAGGCTCATGGCGGAGGAGGTGGTCCATGGGAAGGCGAGGAGCCTGGACATAACCCCGTTCCGCTTGGATCGCTTCCGGGAGGGGCGTTTCCTGAAGGAGAAGGGGATCGTGTAG
- a CDS encoding YbjN domain-containing protein, with protein sequence MRMLLAGVLFLGLALGQAVVKGLTPAEVEGILKQAGLAYEKTGAQEFRLEMAGLTKVWLYLDFCQEERCGVLTLSAGFTLEEVPDLEAVNAWNRDRRFSRAFLDEEGAVWVESDLDLTGGVSLGAVRGFLDLFAEEILPAFMDHIGFEP encoded by the coding sequence ATGAGGATGTTGCTGGCGGGCGTGTTGTTTTTGGGGTTGGCCTTGGGGCAGGCCGTGGTCAAGGGCTTGACCCCGGCCGAGGTGGAAGGGATTCTCAAGCAGGCGGGTCTTGCCTACGAGAAAACGGGTGCCCAGGAGTTCCGTCTGGAGATGGCTGGCTTGACCAAGGTCTGGCTCTACCTGGATTTCTGTCAGGAGGAGCGGTGCGGGGTCCTGACCCTAAGCGCTGGCTTTACCCTGGAGGAGGTGCCGGACCTCGAGGCCGTAAACGCCTGGAACCGGGACCGCCGCTTCAGCCGGGCCTTTTTGGATGAGGAGGGAGCCGTGTGGGTGGAGTCGGACCTGGACCTCACGGGCGGGGTGAGCCTGGGGGCGGTAAGGGGCTTCTTGGACCTTTTCGCCGAAGAAATCCTCCCCGCCTTCATGGATCACATCGGCTTTGAACCTTGA
- the miaB gene encoding tRNA (N6-isopentenyl adenosine(37)-C2)-methylthiotransferase MiaB, whose protein sequence is MRAHIITFGCQMNEYDSHLVASELVSLGWELVESVEEADFVLVNTCAVRGKPVEKVRSLLGQLRKEKERRGLLIGLMGCLAQLDEGQQMARKFGVDLLLGPGALTSLPEALKGNERFWDLTFKEDLLDYIPPPPKGALSAHVTIIRGCNHHCTYCIVPTTRGPEVSRHPDLILKEIEQLKAAGVVEITLLGQNVNSYGKDQPGFPSFAELLRLVGGMGIPRVRFLTSHPVNFTDDIIQAIAETPAITRYIHLPVQSGSDRVLRRMAREYRRAHYLERIRRIREVLPDAVLSTDIIVGFPGETEEDFQETLSLYDEVGYDQAYMFIYSPRPGTPAYKHFQDLPREVKVERLQRLIEKQKEWSYRRNLEWVGKTVEVLVRGVAKEEGYVQGHDRGNHPVLVPAHQAPTPGLYQVEIKQATPHLLFGEVVGAREPAPIPLPMA, encoded by the coding sequence ATGCGGGCGCACATCATCACCTTCGGATGCCAGATGAACGAGTACGACTCCCACCTGGTGGCCAGCGAGCTGGTAAGCCTCGGGTGGGAGCTGGTGGAGAGCGTGGAGGAGGCGGACTTCGTCCTGGTGAACACCTGTGCGGTCCGCGGGAAGCCCGTGGAGAAGGTGCGCTCCCTTCTGGGCCAGCTCCGCAAGGAGAAGGAGCGCCGGGGCCTCCTCATCGGGCTTATGGGCTGCCTGGCCCAGCTGGACGAGGGCCAGCAGATGGCCCGGAAGTTTGGGGTGGACCTGCTCTTGGGCCCTGGGGCCCTCACCTCCTTGCCGGAGGCCTTAAAGGGGAACGAGCGCTTCTGGGACCTCACCTTCAAGGAGGACCTCCTGGACTACATCCCCCCGCCCCCCAAGGGGGCCTTGTCCGCCCACGTGACCATCATCCGCGGGTGCAACCACCACTGCACCTACTGCATCGTCCCCACCACCCGGGGGCCCGAGGTCTCCCGCCACCCCGACCTGATCCTGAAGGAGATCGAACAACTGAAGGCGGCGGGAGTGGTGGAGATCACCCTCCTGGGCCAGAACGTGAACTCCTACGGCAAGGACCAGCCGGGCTTCCCCAGCTTCGCCGAGCTGTTGCGCCTGGTGGGGGGGATGGGCATCCCCCGGGTGCGCTTCCTCACCAGCCACCCCGTGAACTTCACCGACGACATCATCCAGGCCATCGCCGAAACCCCCGCCATCACCCGCTACATCCACCTGCCGGTGCAGTCGGGCTCCGACCGGGTGCTCCGCCGCATGGCCCGGGAGTACCGCCGGGCCCACTACCTGGAGCGCATCCGCAGGATCCGGGAGGTTTTGCCGGATGCCGTGCTTTCCACGGACATCATCGTGGGCTTCCCTGGGGAGACGGAGGAGGACTTCCAGGAAACCCTGAGTCTTTACGATGAGGTGGGCTACGACCAGGCCTACATGTTCATCTACTCTCCTCGGCCCGGTACTCCCGCCTACAAGCACTTCCAGGACCTGCCCCGGGAGGTGAAGGTGGAAAGGCTCCAGCGCCTCATCGAGAAGCAGAAGGAATGGAGCTACCGCCGCAACCTGGAGTGGGTGGGGAAGACGGTGGAGGTCCTGGTCCGGGGGGTGGCCAAGGAAGAAGGGTACGTGCAGGGGCACGACCGCGGGAACCACCCGGTGCTGGTTCCCGCCCACCAGGCTCCCACCCCGGGGCTCTACCAGGTGGAGATCAAGCAGGCTACCCCGCACCTGCTCTTCGGGGAAGTGGTGGGGGCCAGGGAGCCTGCCCCCATCCCCCTGCCCATGGCCTAG
- a CDS encoding FAD-dependent oxidoreductase — MGLVGEAGIVVLGAGVAGLTAARFLLERGERVLLVAEALGEASRVPVALVNPLRGRRFTLAAEGERALEAALSFYGRFAELHMGVFRPVPEGERAKVAGRLGGLRHRWEGKGVLLEDAFWLEPRLLLERLAEGLPLLRARVAAWEPPYLVLEGGKRVRGEVLVYAGGGRGAHLLGLEGRHTPGLVLTLLNYFPRAISYRVYLAGAALGGSYLPHEEQPHLPPPTEGEVEWLLAGAEALVGYRPLVASAWRGLRFRLGPLPGGRDLPYLFPVEGGFALTGLGSTGFLYAPLLAGRLAEALS; from the coding sequence GTGGGTCTTGTGGGTGAGGCCGGGATTGTGGTCCTGGGGGCGGGGGTGGCGGGGCTCACCGCGGCCCGCTTCCTCTTGGAGCGGGGAGAGCGGGTGCTCTTGGTGGCCGAGGCCCTGGGGGAGGCAAGCCGGGTACCTGTGGCCCTGGTGAACCCTCTCCGGGGACGGCGCTTCACCTTGGCGGCGGAGGGGGAGCGGGCCCTCGAGGCGGCCCTAAGCTTTTACGGCCGTTTCGCTGAGCTGCACATGGGGGTTTTCCGCCCGGTCCCGGAAGGGGAGAGGGCCAAGGTGGCGGGCCGCCTGGGGGGGCTGAGGCACCGCTGGGAGGGGAAAGGGGTCCTTTTGGAAGACGCCTTCTGGCTTGAGCCCAGACTCCTTCTGGAGCGCCTGGCGGAGGGCTTGCCCCTCCTCAGGGCCAGGGTGGCCGCCTGGGAACCCCCTTACCTGGTCCTGGAAGGGGGGAAGAGGGTGCGGGGGGAGGTGCTGGTTTACGCGGGCGGTGGGCGGGGAGCGCACCTTTTGGGCCTCGAGGGGCGGCACACCCCGGGCCTCGTCCTCACCCTGCTGAACTACTTCCCCCGGGCCATCAGCTACCGGGTCTACCTGGCAGGCGCGGCCTTGGGCGGAAGCTACCTGCCCCACGAGGAACAGCCCCACCTGCCCCCGCCCACGGAAGGGGAGGTGGAGTGGCTCCTCGCAGGGGCTGAAGCCCTGGTGGGCTACCGCCCTCTGGTAGCCTCCGCCTGGCGGGGGTTGCGCTTCCGGTTAGGCCCCCTCCCCGGGGGCCGGGACCTTCCTTATCTCTTCCCCGTGGAGGGGGGCTTTGCCCTTACGGGCCTAGGCTCCACGGGCTTCCTCTACGCTCCCCTGCTGGCCGGGCGCCTGGCGGAGGCCCTAAGCTAA
- a CDS encoding molybdenum cofactor guanylyltransferase: protein MYTGAVLAGGLSRRFGEDKALFPYRGKPLLQWVLESLAGAEERFIVANRPYPGFGVPVYPDLLPGADSLSGLHSALVHARHPWVAVAATDLPFLTRGYWEFLYEKALASPYPVVVPYNPEGHLEPLMALYHKDCLPQVERQLREGDYLMRRVMETLGATYIPAEEVVERFGAQVFFNANRKEELP from the coding sequence ATGTACACGGGGGCGGTGCTGGCGGGGGGGCTTTCGCGGCGCTTCGGGGAGGACAAAGCCCTTTTCCCCTACCGGGGAAAGCCTCTTCTGCAATGGGTCTTGGAGAGCCTGGCGGGGGCGGAGGAGCGGTTTATCGTGGCTAACAGGCCCTATCCGGGCTTTGGGGTTCCCGTCTACCCCGACCTTCTGCCGGGGGCGGACAGCCTCTCCGGTTTGCACTCGGCCCTGGTCCACGCCCGCCACCCCTGGGTGGCAGTGGCGGCCACGGATCTGCCCTTCCTTACCCGGGGGTACTGGGAGTTCCTCTACGAGAAGGCTCTCGCCTCTCCTTATCCTGTGGTGGTCCCCTACAATCCGGAAGGGCACCTGGAGCCCCTCATGGCCCTGTACCACAAGGACTGCCTGCCCCAGGTGGAAAGGCAGCTTCGGGAGGGGGACTACCTGATGCGGCGGGTGATGGAAACCCTGGGGGCCACCTATATCCCGGCGGAGGAGGTGGTGGAGCGCTTCGGGGCCCAGGTCTTCTTCAACGCCAACCGCAAGGAGGAGCTTCCCTAG